In the Prochlorococcus marinus str. MIT 9312 genome, TAGACAAAATATTACCAAAACTAGGCTTTTCTATCGAAGATGCTGATAAATTAGTTGGTAATTTTTCAGGTGGTTGGCAGATGAAAGTTGCACTAGGAAAAATAATTTTACAAAAACCTGATTTACTTTTACTTGATGAACCAACAAATCATTTAGATTTAGATACTATTTTCTGGCTGGAAGAATATTTATCTTCGCTTAAGATTGCAATTATTATTATTAGCCATGATAGGTTTTTTTTAGACAAATTATGTAAAAAAATAATTTTTATAGATAGAGGAATAGCTGAAATATATAATGGTAACTATTCTTTTTTTGTGGAACAGAAATCTTTAAATGAAGAATCACAAAATAAAGCATATCAATTACAACAAAAAGAAATTGAGATGCAGAAGAAGTATATAGATAGATTTAGAGCTAGTGCAACTAGAAGTTCTCAAGCAAAGAGTAGAGAAAAACAATTAAAAAAGATTTCTAAAATTGAAGCGCCCATAGCAAAAGCAAAAAGTCCTGCTTTTAATTTTCCAGAGTGTCCTCGCTCAGGAAAATTAGTGCTAAATATCAAAAATTTATCTCATAGTTATGAAGACAAAATTCTTTTTTTAGATGTTAATTTAAAGATTTCTTCGGGGGATAAAATAGCAATATTAGGACCTAATGGCTCCGGTAAATCTACATTGCTGAAAATTATTATGGAAAAAATATCCCCTGAAATTGGAGAAATTAATCTTGGTAAACATAATATAATTACTAGCTATTATGAACAGAATCAGGCTGAAGCTCTTTCACTTGAGGAAAGAGTTATTGATTTAATATGTAATAAATCTCCAGAATGGTCTCAAAAAAAAGTAAGAACATTTTTAGGAGGTTTTGGTTTCCAAAAAGAAACTGTTTTTAAATATATTAAACAACTTAGTGGAGGAGAAAAGGCAAGATTAGCATTGGCTCTTATGATCATGAATCCAAGTAATTTTCTTTTATTAGATGAGCCAACTAATCATTTGGATTTGCAATCTAAAGAAAATTTAGAATTAGCAATTAATAATTATAAAGGTTCATTATTAATAATTTCTCATGATCGATATTTTATTTCAAAGGTTGCAAATAGAATTGTAGAAATTAAAGATTCAAAGTTATTTTCATATGATGGTAATTACGAATATTTTTTAGAAAAAAAATGAAAATCACAAAAGATTAGTAATTAATAAATATTTATTTTTGCAGAAAGTTTGAATACTTTTAAAAAAGTTTACATTTAGCTAGGCAAGATCACTCATTTATCTTTACATAGTTTACTGTTCTTGTTTAATCTTAAAAATACAAAAATAATTTTTAATAATTTAAATGAAAAATTATGATTTTCAAGAAAAACTGTTTCCAATTTCTGATCCTATTGAAAGTTATTTCGAATGCATTTCAACCTGTGATATAAAAGATGGTAATTGTATTTCTAGATGTGTGGAAATACTTAAAGAGAATGACGTTTGAAACTTTTAGTTATTTTGTAGATTAGTAATATCAGTTGGTATTACTTTTAACATAATAAATTTATTTCTACGTTTCAATAATATTTTTATTTGTTTATTAATACCATTTTTAGTTATTTGGTTAATAACATCTGAAACTTTCTGAATATTTTTATTACCCACTTTTATGATTATGTCATTTACTTTGATTCCACTCTTTTCAGCTGGACTATTTGGTACTACATAACCAACTTTTACGGAACTATTATTTGTTTCAGAATTACTGTCATCTATTAGGCTTATACCAATCATAGGATGTATTACTTTTCCATTATTTATTAGCTGATATGCAATTTCCTTGGCTTTATTAATTGGGATTGCGAAACTTAAACCTGCTCCTGGACCTGATCTGATCAAGGTATTAATACCAATTACTTCTCCATTACTATTCAGTAGTGGACCTCCTGAATTTCCGGGATTGATAGCAGCATCAGTTTGAATTAACTCAAGTTTTTTATCGTATATTCCTAGTTGAGTGACGTTTCTTTTTATATTGCTGATAATACCAAGTGTAACTGTGTTTTCCAGTCCGAATGGATTTCCTACTGCGATTGCCCAATCACCAACTTTAATTTTTGCTGAATCGCCCAACTTTGCTTTTGGCCAAGGCCCTTTCCCTTCAATCTTGAGCACAGCTAAATCAGTAAAAAAGTCTTGCCCTATGAGTTTTGCTTTTAATTTTTCCCCATTGGTTAAACCAACAATTACCTTATCCGATTCATTTACAACATGAGCATTAGTCATTACAAGTCCGTCTGCGAATATAAACCCACTTCCTTGGTTTTGCTCTATCCTTGGCTGATTATCGTTAGGTAAGTCTAATCCAAAAAATCTTTCAAAATATGGGTCTATAAATAGTTGAGAATTTTTTGGAAACTTTCTTTTTTTAATATATCTTTGAGTATCAATTGTCACAACAGAAGAACCAGTTTTTTCTACAGCTTTAGTTATGAATGATTTGTGTGAATACGTATTATTTTCATTAAATCTTGGATTAGTTAATGGTCCAGATATTATATTTGAAGGACATATAATACCAATTGTGATTGCTGAGGAGAATAATAACTTCTTGTGTCTGTAAAGTTTCAATTTTGATTTTTTTATATTCTATGAATGAATTAAATACACATTATTTATGTAGTTTTAATATAACTACTAAAAAAAATTTATATAGTTCAGAGAAAAATTTATTAACTCAAAATAGCTAATTTTCTTTTTTTCGGGCTATGATATTAATCA is a window encoding:
- the abc-f gene encoding ribosomal protection-like ABC-F family protein — encoded protein: MIRFEGVSKIYSTDIVLKNINWEIKKGEKVGLVGSNGAGKSTQFKILIGEEDQTSGTIIKEGNPKIAHLKQELDCNLNCSVREELESSFKDIQIVAIKLLEIENKMKSLDFKKNSDELETLVNQLAKYQAKFEVLGGYKMQSDVDKILPKLGFSIEDADKLVGNFSGGWQMKVALGKIILQKPDLLLLDEPTNHLDLDTIFWLEEYLSSLKIAIIIISHDRFFLDKLCKKIIFIDRGIAEIYNGNYSFFVEQKSLNEESQNKAYQLQQKEIEMQKKYIDRFRASATRSSQAKSREKQLKKISKIEAPIAKAKSPAFNFPECPRSGKLVLNIKNLSHSYEDKILFLDVNLKISSGDKIAILGPNGSGKSTLLKIIMEKISPEIGEINLGKHNIITSYYEQNQAEALSLEERVIDLICNKSPEWSQKKVRTFLGGFGFQKETVFKYIKQLSGGEKARLALALMIMNPSNFLLLDEPTNHLDLQSKENLELAINNYKGSLLIISHDRYFISKVANRIVEIKDSKLFSYDGNYEYFLEKK
- a CDS encoding trypsin-like peptidase domain-containing protein, which produces MKLYRHKKLLFSSAITIGIICPSNIISGPLTNPRFNENNTYSHKSFITKAVEKTGSSVVTIDTQRYIKKRKFPKNSQLFIDPYFERFFGLDLPNDNQPRIEQNQGSGFIFADGLVMTNAHVVNESDKVIVGLTNGEKLKAKLIGQDFFTDLAVLKIEGKGPWPKAKLGDSAKIKVGDWAIAVGNPFGLENTVTLGIISNIKRNVTQLGIYDKKLELIQTDAAINPGNSGGPLLNSNGEVIGINTLIRSGPGAGLSFAIPINKAKEIAYQLINNGKVIHPMIGISLIDDSNSETNNSSVKVGYVVPNSPAEKSGIKVNDIIIKVGNKNIQKVSDVINQITKNGINKQIKILLKRRNKFIMLKVIPTDITNLQNN